The Candidatus Fusobacterium pullicola genome contains the following window.
ACTTTCCATATTTCCAAATCTTGCTAAGCTACCTTGAATATCTATATCTATAGTATCTTTTAATTCATTTAGGTTCATATTATCTCCCCCTCATTTTTTATCTTATCTAGAGTATATAATATTTAAAGTTTTTTAGCAATCTTTATTAAATTTTTGTTAACATATGTCTCATCTTATCTTTTTTAGTTCTCATATATTTTTCATTAGTTTCATTAAATCCAGTTTCAATAGCTTCTCTTCCTGTTACTTTCATTCCATAATCTTCTAGAGCCTCTATTTTAGCTGGATTATTTGTCATCACTCTAACAGATTTAACTCCTAGAGCTTTTAACATTTGAACAGCTACTGCATAATCTCTCATATCTGGAGCAAATCCTAAAGCCACATTTGCCTCTACTGTATCAGCTCCTTCATCTTGAAGTGTGTAAGCTTTTAATTTATTTAAAAGTCCTATACCTCTTCCCTCTTGTCTTAGATAAAGAACAACTCCTTCTCCCTCTTCATCTACTCTTTTCATAGCTCTTTTTAATTGAGAACCACAATCACATCTTAAAGAACCTAAAATATCTCCAGTAAAACATTCAGAATGTAATCTTACTAAAACATTCTCTTTTCCTGCTACATCTCCTTTTACTAAAGCAATATGCTCTTTTCCATCAAGATTATTTTCAAATCCTACAATTTCAAACTCTCCAGATCCAGTAGGCATCTTAGCTCTTACATTTACTTTCATTAATTGTTCATTCATTTTAATATATTTTTGTAAGTCAGCAATAGATATCATCTTCATATTTAACTCTTTTGCTAGGATTTGTAGATCATCAAATCTAGCCATTGTTCCATCTTCTTTCATGATTTCACAACAAAGTCCCATCTCTTTTAAACCAGCTAATCTCATTAAGTCAACAGTAGCCTCTGTATGTCCGTTTCTAACTATTACTCCACCTTTTTTAGCTACTAGTGGGAACATATGTCCAGGTCTTCTAAACTCATAAGGTTTAACATTATCATCTAAAGCTTTTAATGCTGTTAATGAACGCTCATAAGCTGATATTCCTGTTGTTGTATCTATATGATCTATTGATACAGTAAAAGCTGTACTGTGATTATCAGTATTATCATAACACATCGGAGGTAAAGCTAATTTTTTAGCATACTCCTCAGTCATAGGCATACATATTAATCCCTTTCCTACTGTTGCCATAAGATTGATATTTTCTGGAGTAGCAAACTCTCCAGCACAGATGAAGTCCCCTTCATTTTCTCTATCTTCATCATCTACTACAATAATAACTTTACCTGCTCTTAACTCTTCAAGAGCCTCTTCTATTCTATCTAACATTATTATTCACTCCTCTAAAAACCATTTTTTAGTAGAAACTCCATAGTAATTCCCTCTTTTTTCTCAGAAGGCTCATCTTGAAATTTCATAAATCTCTCTATATATTTTCCTATTAAATCTGTCTCTACATTTATATAGTCTCCAACTCTTCTCTTCCCTAGAGTTATCATCTCCTGTGTATGAGGTATCAAAGAAACTCCAAAAGTTGTATCTCCTAATTTCATAACAGTCAGACTTGCTCCATCAAGGGTAACTCTTCCCTTTTCAACTATATACTTCATATATTTTCTCTCTATTTCTATCTCATATATCTTAGCTATCCCTTCTGGAGTTATTGATACTACTTTTCCTTCACAATCTACATCTCCAGTTACTAAATGTCCACCTAATGGAGTAGCTAAAGTTATTGACTTTTCTAAATTTACTTTATCCCCAACCTTTAATCTTTTAAGGTTAGTTCTTTTTACTGTCTCATACATACAATCTGCAGTAAAAAAATTACTTCCTAACTCTGTGGCTGTAAGACATGTTCCGTTTGTCGCTATACTATCTCCTAGTTTGGCTCCCTCTAAAACTTTTTTACACTTTATTTTAAGTTTTATAGATTTTTCACCATTTTCAATAGCTAAAACCTCTCCCATCTCTTCTACTAATCCTGTAAAAATAGCACTCACTCCTCTCTATCTGTAAAACTCCATAGATACATTATTTCCGTAGCTATTTATCTTTACATTTTCCAGCTCAAATCCATCTGCTATATTTTCTACAGAAAATCCCTTTACAAAAGATATAGCTTTCTCATCTCCCAATATTTTTGGAGCTATGAATATCTCTCCACCATCTATTGCTTTTTCTTCAAAAGCTTTTGAAATAAGATAACTTCCACCCTCTAAAAGTATTCCATCTATTCCTAATTCACCTGTTTTCTTCAAAATATCTGAAATTTTAAAATCAGTTCCCTCTAAATAAACAAGCTTTACTTTTCTTTCTTCTAATTCCGATACTTTTTCCTTTTCTCTATTATTCTCAGAAGTTATGACTATGCTTTTCCCATCTTGAAAATTTACAAATTTACTCTCTAAAGGTATATCTAAATTTGGATCTATTACTATTCTATATGGATTTCTAGCATTCTCTATCCTTGCAGTTAAACTCGGATCATCCTTTATAACAGTGTTTATTCCTACCATTATTCCCATATATTTATTCCTCAATTTTTGAACTTTTTCTCTAGCTAGTTCATTTGTAATCCACTTAGAATTTCCTGTTTTTGTAGCTATCTTTCCATCTAGTGTTATTCCACACTTTAAGAAAAGATAAGATGTTTTTTCTGATATATACTTCATAAAAACTCTATTAAGTTCTTTTGCTTCTTTATCCATTACTCCAGTGATAACTTCTATTCCAGCTTCTTGGAGCATCTTTATTCCTCTTCCTGACACTAAAGGATTGGGATCAAGAGAGGCAACAATACATCTCTTGATACCCATTTCTATTATCTTTTTAGCACATGGTGGAGTCTTTCCATAGTGTGAACATGGCTCTAAAGTTACATAGATATCTGCCCCTCTTGCTTCTTCTCCTGCCATCTCTAAAGCAAATACCTCTGCATGAGGTCCACCATATTTCTTATGATATCCTTCACCGATAACCTTATTATTCTTCACTACTACCGCTCCTACCAAAGGATTTGGATTTACAGCTCCCTCTCCAAGAGCAGCTAATTCTAAAGCTCTTGCCATGTACTTTTTATCCATAATTACATCCCCTTTAGTAAATTTACCATTTCTAAAGCTGTAACTGCTGCATCAAAACCTTTATTTCCAGCTTTAGTTCCTGCTCTTTCAATAGCTTCTTCTATACTATTTGTTGTTAATACTCCAAATATTACAGGTATATTGCTATTTAAGCTAACTGTTGCCACTCCTTTTGAAACTTCTGCACATACATAATCAAAGTGTGGTGTTGATCCTTTTATTACTGCTCCTAAAGTAATAATTGCATCATACTTTCCAGATTCTGCCATTCTTTTTGCTACAAGTGGAATTTCAAAAGCTCCTGGTACCCAAGCTAAATCTATGTTATCAGCTTCTACTTCGTGTCTTAATAGTGCATCTTCTGCTCCTCCGATAAGTTTAGAAGTAATAAACTCATTAAATCTAGCTGCTACTATACCTACTCTTAATCCTCTACCTGTAAAATTTCCTTGTAATACTTTCATTTTCTTCCTCCTTAGTTTATCAGGACAAATAAAAAGCCCAGATTCTCTCTGGGCATATTAAAAAAGTATAAGATTTCTTTGCAGACATCTTTTCTTCTTCCATCCAGACTTTACTGTCGGTTTTGGAATTTCACCAAATCAGAATTA
Protein-coding sequences here:
- the ribD gene encoding bifunctional diaminohydroxyphosphoribosylaminopyrimidine deaminase/5-amino-6-(5-phosphoribosylamino)uracil reductase RibD, producing the protein MARALELAALGEGAVNPNPLVGAVVVKNNKVIGEGYHKKYGGPHAEVFALEMAGEEARGADIYVTLEPCSHYGKTPPCAKKIIEMGIKRCIVASLDPNPLVSGRGIKMLQEAGIEVITGVMDKEAKELNRVFMKYISEKTSYLFLKCGITLDGKIATKTGNSKWITNELAREKVQKLRNKYMGIMVGINTVIKDDPSLTARIENARNPYRIVIDPNLDIPLESKFVNFQDGKSIVITSENNREKEKVSELEERKVKLVYLEGTDFKISDILKKTGELGIDGILLEGGSYLISKAFEEKAIDGGEIFIAPKILGDEKAISFVKGFSVENIADGFELENVKINSYGNNVSMEFYR
- the ribE gene encoding riboflavin synthase, with amino-acid sequence MFTGLVEEMGEVLAIENGEKSIKLKIKCKKVLEGAKLGDSIATNGTCLTATELGSNFFTADCMYETVKRTNLKRLKVGDKVNLEKSITLATPLGGHLVTGDVDCEGKVVSITPEGIAKIYEIEIERKYMKYIVEKGRVTLDGASLTVMKLGDTTFGVSLIPHTQEMITLGKRRVGDYINVETDLIGKYIERFMKFQDEPSEKKEGITMEFLLKNGF
- the ribE gene encoding 6,7-dimethyl-8-ribityllumazine synthase is translated as MKVLQGNFTGRGLRVGIVAARFNEFITSKLIGGAEDALLRHEVEADNIDLAWVPGAFEIPLVAKRMAESGKYDAIITLGAVIKGSTPHFDYVCAEVSKGVATVSLNSNIPVIFGVLTTNSIEEAIERAGTKAGNKGFDAAVTALEMVNLLKGM
- a CDS encoding bifunctional 3,4-dihydroxy-2-butanone-4-phosphate synthase/GTP cyclohydrolase II, with the protein product MLDRIEEALEELRAGKVIIVVDDEDRENEGDFICAGEFATPENINLMATVGKGLICMPMTEEYAKKLALPPMCYDNTDNHSTAFTVSIDHIDTTTGISAYERSLTALKALDDNVKPYEFRRPGHMFPLVAKKGGVIVRNGHTEATVDLMRLAGLKEMGLCCEIMKEDGTMARFDDLQILAKELNMKMISIADLQKYIKMNEQLMKVNVRAKMPTGSGEFEIVGFENNLDGKEHIALVKGDVAGKENVLVRLHSECFTGDILGSLRCDCGSQLKRAMKRVDEEGEGVVLYLRQEGRGIGLLNKLKAYTLQDEGADTVEANVALGFAPDMRDYAVAVQMLKALGVKSVRVMTNNPAKIEALEDYGMKVTGREAIETGFNETNEKYMRTKKDKMRHMLTKI